One genomic region from Anopheles bellator chromosome 2, idAnoBellAS_SP24_06.2, whole genome shotgun sequence encodes:
- the LOC131209387 gene encoding maltase 1-like gives MGARRYLLPLAAVLLLLLGQCSIQGQEQEPSSDKQWWETAVFYQIYPRSFYDTNADGVGDIVGITEKLQYLKDTGIDATWLSPIFSSPQEDFGYDVSDFKLVDPLFGTNAHLEELFREATRLGLKIVLDFVPNHTSDQHQWFIDSERGIEPYKDYYIWHPGRTENGVRLPPNNWQSVFYGSAWELSPTRNEYYLHQFAKGQPDLNYRNPAVIAEFDEVLRYWMERGAAGFRVDAINHMFEDAELRNEPINNPEDPNSYGYTHHIYTKDLPETYEVIARWRTVLDDFVRQKGGDAVIMMTEAYANLTMTLKYYESEDGLQQRAHFPFNFVMIEELGEGSTAHDFKFVIDRWLENLPRGKTTNWVLGNHDKPRVASRYGVERVDGMQLMLMGLPGVAVTYNGDELGMVDHRDISFEETLDPQGCNLGEEGYKWASRDPQRVPFQWDDTLNAGFSKAPKTWLPVHPLYRQTNLLKQQEADESHYKFYLDAVKMRRHRVFTHGQFKSRAFGDWAFAFVRFLREEENRLDDPYRVVLINFSGEPRTVDVNDLYEIRNQTEVYLVGKDSRHKVGHRMSAKQVALGPWESLVLGPISGGSRLALSLALLIVATVKAFLY, from the exons ATGGGTGCGCGTCGTTACTTGTTGCCACTGGCGgcagtgttgctgctgctgcttgggcAGTGTTCAATCCAGGGCCAGGAACAGGAGCCATCCAGTGACAAGCAGTGGTGGGAAACTGCCGTTTTCTACCAGATCTATCCTCGATCGTTCTACGATACTAATGCCGACGGTGTCGGTGATATCGTTGGTATTACGGAGAAACTTCAGTACCTGAAGGATACCGGCATCGACGCGACCTGGTTGAGTCCGATCTTCAGCTCACCGCAGGAGGACTTTGGTTACGATGTGTCGGATTTCAAGCTGGTGGATCCACTGTTCGGTACGAACGCGCATCTGGAGGAGTTGTTCCGTGAAGCGACCAGGCTGGGGCTGAAGATTGTGTTGGACTTTGTACCGAACCACACCAGTGACCAGCACCAGTGGTTCATTGATTCGGAGAGGGGCATCGAACCGTACAAGGACTACTACATCTGGCACCCGGGCCGGACGGAGAACGGCGTGCGACTCCCGCCGAACAACTGG CAATCGGTGTTCTACGGTTCCGCATGGGAGCTCAGCCCAACGCGCAATGAGTACTATCTGCATCAGTTCGCCAAAGGGCAGCCGGATCTGAACTATCGCAATCCGGCCGTCATCGCCGAATTTGACGAGGTGCTGCGCTACTGGATGGAGCGTGGAGcggccgggttccgggtcGATGCGATCAATCACATGTTCGAGGATGCGGAGTTACGCAACGAACCGATCAACAACCCGGAGGATCCCAACAGTTACGGTTACACGCATCACATCTACACGAAGGATCTGCCCGAAACGTACGAAGTGATCGCTCGCTGGCGCACAGTGCTTGACGACTTCGTGCGCCAGAAAGGCGGAGACGCTGT CATTATGATGACGGAAGCGTACGCAAACCTTACGATGACGTTGAAGTATTACGAGTCCGAGGACGGGTTACAGCAGCGGGCTCACTTTCCGTTCAACTTCGTCATGATCGAGGAGCTCGGCGAAGGATCCACTGCGCACGATTTCAAGTTcgtcatcgatcggtggctgGAAAACTTGCCCCGGGGCAAGACGACGAACTGGGTGCTCGGGAACCACGACAAGCCGCGGGTTGCCAGTCGCTACGGAGTGGAACGGGTCGATGGGATGCAGCTAATGCTGATGGGGCTGCCAGGTGTGGCCGTTACCTACAACGGAGACGAACTTGGAATGGTAGACCACCGGGACATCTCGTTCGAAGAAACGCTCGATCCGCAGGGTTGCAATCTCGGCGAGGAAGGTTACAAGTGGGCATCGCGTGACCCGCAACGAGTGCCCTTCCAGTGGGACGACACGCTAAACGCGGGATTTTcgaaggcaccgaaaacgtGGCTTCCGGTACATCCGCTCTACCGTCAGACGAACCTGCTGAAGCAGCAGGAGGCCGACGAGAGCCACTACAAGTTCTACCTCGACGCGGTGAAGATGCGCCGGCATCGGGTCTTCACGCACGGTCAGTTTAAGTCGCGCGCCTTCGGTGACTGGGCGTTCGCGTTCGTGCGCTTCCTGCGTGAGGAGGAGAACCGCCTGGACGATCCGTACCGCGTGGTGTTGATCAACTTCTCCGGCGAACCGCGAACGGTCGACGTGAACGATCTGTACGAGATCCGCAACCAGACCGAGGTGTACCTGGTCGGAAAGGACTCCCGGCATAAGGTGGGCCATCGGATGAGCGCGAAACAGGTCGCCCTCGGTCCGTGGGAATCGCTCGTCCTGGGACCGATTTCTGGCGGCTCTCGGCTTGCGCTGTCCCTTGCCTTGCTCATCGTGGCCACTGTGAAGGCTTTTCTGTACTAA
- the LOC131209386 gene encoding maltase 2-like, whose product MRLTVSFLMVVVVTLTAVVSGKTATRGTGQSGRHEMEDLDWWEAGVFYQIYPRSFKDSNGDGVGDLVGITEKLDHLAELGVDGVWLSPVFKSPMADFGYDISDFRAVDEIFGTMAHLEAMIAKAKQLGIKVILDFVPNHTSDEHEWFQNSLNNVGEYRNFYVWREPKDGSTPNNWQSVFHTPAWTRPTGQQQYYLHQFDKKQPDLNYNNPRVKEEMESMIRFWLDKGVDGFRIDAINHVYEDSQFRDEELIDADGELIWENLDHKYTMNMPECYNLIYDWRAVFDEYKAKDNATRLMMTEAYADLEQTMLWYGNGNRKGAHIPFNFAMINRLSNDSRAEDFKMIVDEWLNAMPAGEQANWVLGNHDRPRIASRFGRNRAAGFAVLEMTLPGIAVVYYGEEIGMEDNRAITFEETQDPQAANTNPEVYQQFTRDPVRTPFQWDATAYAGFSAASAPKTWLPVHPNYAQLNLAAQKTASDSLYKLYRRLIELRKEHTFQHGQFRSQVMLNNVFGFTRTLEDHQSYAVVVNLNDNSVNVDLRQLDTNVGRATVALATPGARLKEGDEGEVDRIVLDAYDAVVFEIGSSAATIGASVILMMFASILRSLL is encoded by the exons ATGCGGTTAACGGTGAGCTttctgatggtggtggtggtcaccctGACTGCGGTGGTCAGTGGAAAGACAGCCACACGAGGCACGGGACAGAGTGGAAGGCACGAGATGGAGGATCTGGACTGGTGGGAAGCCGGAGTGTTCTACCAGATCTACCCGCGCTCGTTCAAGGACAGTAACGGGGACGGTGTCGGCGATCTGGTGGGCATCACGGAGAAGCTCGACCATCTGGCCGAACTCGGAGTGGACGGTGTCTGGCTGAGCCCGGTGTTTAAGTCACCGATGGCCGACTTTGGGTACGACATCTCGGACTTCCGGGCGGTGGACGAGATTTTCGGCACCATGGCCCACCTGGAGGCGATGATCGCCAAGGCGAAGCAACTCGGCATCAAGGTGATCTTGGACTTTGTACCGAACCACACGAGTGATGAGCACGAGTGGTTCCAGAACTCACTCAACAACGTCGGCGAGTATCGTAACTTCTACGTGTGGCGTGAGCCGAAGGATGGCTCTACTCCCAATAATTGG CAATCGGTGTTCCATACGCCCGCCTGGACACGGcccaccggccagcagcagtactATCTGCACCAGTTCGACAAGAAGCAACCGGATCTGAACTATAACAATCCGCGCGTGAAGGAGGAGATGGAGTCGATGATTCGGTTCTGGCTCGACAAGGGTGTGGATGGGTTCCGTATTGATGCGATCAACCACGTGTACGAGGACTCGCAGTTCCGCGACGAGGAACTGATCGACGCGGACGGTGAACTGATCTGGGAGAACCTGGACCACAAGTACACGATGAATATGCCCGAGTGCTACAATCTGATCTACGATTGGCGGGCCGTGTTCGACGAGTACAAGGCGAAGGACAACGCGACGCGCCTCATGATGACGGAAGCGTACGCCGATCTCGAGCAGACGATGCTCTGGTACGGCAACGGAAACCGTAAGGGTGCCCACATCCCGTTCAACTTTGCCATGATCAACCGGCTGTCAAATGATTCGCGGGCAGAAGACTTCAAAATGATCGTGGACGAGTGGCTGAACGCGATGCCGGCCGGCGAGCAGGCCAACTGGGTGCTCGGTAACCACGACCGGCCCCGTATCGCTTCCCGGTTCGGACGTAACCGGGCCGCGGGCTTTGCCGTGCTCGAGATGACGCTACCCGGCATTGCCGTGGTGTACTACGGCGAGGAGATCGGCATGGAGGACAACCGTGCCATCACGTTCGAGGAGACGCAGGACCCACAGGCGGCCAACACGAACCCGGAGGTGTACCAGCAGTTTACGCGCGACCCGGTCCGTACGCCCTTCCAGTGGGATGCCACGGCATACGCCGGGTTTAGTGCGGCATCGGCACCGAAAACTTGGCTTCCGGTGCACCCGAACTACGCCCAGCTGAATTTGGCCGCGCAGAAGACTGCCTCGGACAGCCTGTACAAGCTGTACCGGCGGTTGATCGAGCTGCGAAAGGAGCACACCTTCCAACACGGCCAGTTCCGGTCGCAGGTGATGCTGAACAATGTGTTCGGCTTCACGCGCACCCTCGAGGACCATCAGTCGTACGCGGTGGTCGTCAATCTGAACGACAACAGCGTGAACGTGGATCTGCGCCAGCTGGACACGAATGTTGGCCGGGCCACCGTAGCTCTCGCGACACCCGGTGCTCGACTCAAGGAAGGAGACGAAGGAGAGGTGGACCGGATCGTGCTCGATGCGTACGACGCGGTCGTGTTCGAGATCGGCTCATCCGCTGCCACGATCGGTGCTTCGGTCATCCTGATGATGTTCGCCTCGATCCTTCGTTCGCTTCTCTAG